The following proteins come from a genomic window of Micromonospora echinofusca:
- a CDS encoding sodium/solute symporter, which translates to MGNGFVVPAIVAVTLVTVGIGFYGLRLARTTSDFLVASRVISPTWNAAAIGGEYLSAASFLGVAGLILKYGVDVLWYPVGFAAGYLALLLFVAAPLRRSGAFTLPDFCELRLGSRRLRVLATVFVIFIGWLYLVPQLQGAGLTLATVTGSPYPLGALLVAVVVTANVALGGMRAITFVQAFQYWLKLTALAVPAIFLALQWHADARPAVTPPDGPTFRTATTVVVEHRATLTLPDGRIQEVRPGDELSFAAGDPVPEVSGVATDAADWLLPSTAGDDDRGLFATYSLILATFLGTMGLPHVLVRFYTNPDGAAARRTTLVVLALVGAFYLLPTIYGVLGRIYTPQLLVTGQTDAVVVLLPGAALGDGTTGQLLAALVAAGAFAAFLSTSSGLLTSVAGVISTDVLGRGSVRGFRLATVIAGAVPAVLALNLADLDVSQVVGLAFAVAASSFCPLLVLGIWWRGLTDLGAAAGILVGGGAAVAAVLVTVLGPPLSGWPATLTAQPAAWTVPLAFTVMVAVSVVTRRRAPADVGATMLRLHAPEALRL; encoded by the coding sequence GTGGGCAACGGCTTCGTCGTACCGGCGATCGTGGCGGTCACCCTGGTCACCGTCGGCATCGGCTTCTACGGGCTGCGGCTGGCGCGCACCACCTCCGACTTCCTGGTCGCCTCGCGGGTCATCAGCCCGACCTGGAACGCCGCCGCGATCGGCGGGGAGTACCTGTCGGCGGCGAGCTTCCTGGGGGTCGCGGGGCTGATCCTCAAGTACGGCGTCGACGTGCTCTGGTATCCCGTCGGCTTCGCCGCCGGCTACCTGGCCCTGCTGCTCTTCGTGGCCGCGCCGCTGCGCCGCTCCGGCGCGTTCACCCTGCCGGACTTCTGCGAGCTGCGGCTCGGGTCGCGCCGGCTGCGCGTCCTGGCCACCGTCTTCGTGATCTTCATCGGCTGGCTCTACCTCGTGCCGCAGCTCCAGGGGGCGGGGCTGACGCTGGCCACGGTGACCGGCTCGCCGTACCCGTTGGGGGCCCTGCTGGTGGCCGTGGTGGTCACCGCCAACGTCGCGCTCGGCGGCATGCGCGCGATCACCTTCGTCCAGGCCTTCCAGTACTGGCTGAAGCTGACCGCGCTGGCCGTACCGGCGATCTTCCTGGCGTTGCAGTGGCATGCCGACGCCCGCCCGGCGGTGACCCCGCCCGACGGGCCGACGTTCCGGACCGCGACCACCGTCGTGGTCGAGCACCGCGCGACCCTCACCCTGCCCGACGGCCGGATCCAGGAGGTACGCCCCGGCGACGAGCTCTCCTTCGCCGCCGGCGACCCGGTGCCGGAGGTCTCCGGAGTGGCCACGGACGCCGCCGACTGGCTGCTGCCCAGCACCGCCGGGGACGACGACCGGGGTCTGTTCGCCACCTACTCGCTGATCCTGGCGACGTTCCTCGGCACCATGGGGCTGCCGCACGTGCTCGTGCGCTTCTACACCAACCCGGACGGCGCCGCCGCCCGCCGCACCACGCTGGTGGTGCTCGCCCTCGTCGGGGCGTTCTACCTGCTGCCCACCATCTACGGGGTGCTCGGCCGGATCTACACCCCGCAACTGCTGGTGACCGGGCAGACCGACGCGGTGGTGGTGCTGCTGCCCGGCGCCGCGCTCGGCGACGGCACCACCGGCCAGCTGCTCGCCGCGCTGGTCGCGGCCGGCGCGTTCGCGGCCTTCCTCTCCACCTCGTCGGGGCTGCTCACCAGCGTCGCCGGGGTGATCTCGACGGACGTGCTGGGGCGGGGCTCGGTACGCGGCTTCCGCCTCGCCACGGTGATCGCCGGGGCCGTGCCGGCGGTCCTCGCCCTCAACCTCGCCGACCTGGACGTGTCGCAGGTGGTCGGGCTGGCCTTCGCGGTCGCCGCGTCCAGCTTCTGCCCCCTGCTGGTGCTCGGCATCTGGTGGCGTGGCCTGACCGACCTCGGCGCCGCCGCCGGGATCCTGGTCGGCGGCGGCGCGGCGGTCGCGGCGGTGCTGGTCACGGTGCTCGGTCCGCCGCTGTCCGGCTGGCCCGCGACGCTCACCGCGCAGCCGGCCGCCTGGACGGTGCCGCTCGCCTTCACCGTGATGGTGGCGGTCTCGGTGGTGACCCGCCGCCGGGCGCCGGCCGACGTCGGGGCGACCATGCTCCGCCTGCACGCGCCGGAGGCGCTGCGGCTGTAG
- a CDS encoding DUF485 domain-containing protein produces the protein MSTDTPASTPSASAAERYLAVQRSDEFAGLRRTLRGFIFPMTVAFFLWYALYVILSAYARDFMGTKLFGSNINVALVFGLLQFVSTFLIAWLYSRFAGRKIDPVADRIRAEMGEVGHEHGPRG, from the coding sequence ATGTCCACGGACACACCCGCGTCCACGCCGTCGGCCTCGGCGGCGGAGCGGTACCTGGCCGTACAGCGGTCGGACGAGTTCGCCGGGTTGCGACGCACGCTGCGCGGCTTCATCTTCCCCATGACCGTCGCGTTCTTCCTGTGGTACGCGCTCTACGTGATCCTGTCCGCGTACGCGCGGGACTTCATGGGCACGAAGCTCTTCGGCAGCAACATCAACGTCGCCCTCGTCTTCGGTCTGCTCCAGTTCGTCTCCACCTTCCTCATCGCCTGGCTCTACTCCCGGTTCGCCGGCCGGAAGATCGACCCGGTCGCCGACCGGATCCGCGCCGAGATGGGGGAGGTGGGCCATGAACACGGTCCTCGCGGCTGA
- a CDS encoding ABC transporter permease gives MAVAVSGPTVSAAPARPVSARHFVRLKLRVMGNNFRGQAWRVALFVGGAVLGLWFAGTGFFLFAAPGLAGESRYALMVAAFGGGLTVLGWLLLPLVFFGVDETLDPARFALLPLPRRTLVTGLFAAAFVSVPTIAVLLALCGLVVTAGSLGGWSAAAVALVGVVAGLLLCVAAARAVTSAFATALRSRRVRDLAAVLLAVLAALIGPLQLLGVAALGDADWDRLDGVAEVVGWTPFGAPWTAGIDMAAGRLWAAPVKLLITAATIVALLAWWSRSLESAMVGAASAGPVRAQRGTTGGAVAQLFPRAVGWARRDRFGALVAREARYWWRDARRRANLITVAVVGLFVPVMVNLGGSGFTVDSAEGFTASLDSSPLLSSVSMLFVGLLAAVTVANQFGFDGSAYAANVVAGVSGQQELRARMAAFSLYVLPMLVVISVVVAVVLGEPGWIGLMAGTLFATYGAGLAVNCFVSVLGAYSLPETSNPFALNTGAGIAKSFLTLLAMLATAVAAVPMVVAAGLLGDVWLWLALPLGAAYGLGAALLGAYLAGDVLDRRMPELLATVTPRR, from the coding sequence GTGGCTGTCGCAGTGAGTGGGCCGACCGTCTCCGCCGCGCCCGCCCGGCCGGTCTCGGCCCGGCACTTCGTCCGGCTCAAGCTGCGGGTGATGGGCAACAACTTCCGGGGGCAGGCCTGGCGGGTGGCGCTCTTCGTGGGCGGCGCGGTGCTCGGGCTCTGGTTCGCCGGCACCGGCTTCTTCCTCTTCGCCGCGCCCGGCCTGGCCGGCGAGAGCCGCTACGCGCTCATGGTGGCCGCCTTCGGCGGTGGCCTGACGGTGCTCGGCTGGCTGCTGCTGCCGCTGGTCTTCTTCGGGGTGGACGAGACGCTGGACCCGGCGAGGTTCGCGCTGCTGCCGTTGCCCCGCCGTACGCTCGTCACCGGGCTCTTCGCCGCCGCCTTCGTCAGCGTCCCCACGATCGCGGTGCTGCTGGCCCTGTGCGGCCTGGTGGTCACCGCCGGATCGCTGGGCGGCTGGTCGGCCGCCGCGGTCGCCCTCGTCGGGGTGGTCGCCGGGCTGCTACTCTGCGTGGCGGCGGCACGGGCCGTGACCAGCGCCTTCGCCACCGCCCTGCGGTCCCGCCGGGTCCGTGACCTGGCCGCCGTGCTGCTCGCCGTGCTCGCGGCGCTGATCGGGCCGTTGCAGCTCCTGGGCGTCGCCGCCCTCGGCGACGCCGACTGGGACCGGCTCGACGGGGTGGCCGAGGTGGTCGGCTGGACCCCGTTCGGGGCGCCCTGGACGGCCGGCATCGACATGGCCGCGGGCCGCCTCTGGGCCGCGCCGGTGAAGCTGCTGATCACGGCGGCGACGATCGTCGCGCTGCTGGCCTGGTGGTCCCGCTCCCTGGAGTCCGCCATGGTGGGTGCCGCCAGTGCCGGGCCGGTCCGCGCCCAGCGCGGTACGACCGGCGGGGCGGTCGCACAGCTCTTCCCGAGGGCGGTCGGCTGGGCCCGGCGGGACCGGTTCGGCGCCCTCGTCGCCAGGGAGGCCCGCTACTGGTGGCGGGACGCCCGACGCCGGGCCAACCTGATCACCGTCGCGGTCGTCGGTCTCTTCGTGCCGGTCATGGTCAACCTGGGCGGCTCGGGCTTCACCGTCGACAGCGCGGAGGGGTTCACCGCCAGTCTCGACTCGTCCCCGCTGCTGTCGAGCGTGTCGATGCTCTTCGTCGGGCTGCTCGCCGCCGTCACCGTGGCCAACCAGTTCGGTTTCGACGGCAGCGCGTACGCGGCGAACGTGGTCGCGGGCGTCTCCGGCCAGCAGGAGCTGCGCGCCCGGATGGCCGCGTTCTCGCTCTACGTCCTGCCGATGCTGGTGGTGATCTCCGTGGTCGTCGCGGTGGTCCTCGGCGAGCCCGGCTGGATCGGGCTGATGGCGGGCACCCTGTTCGCCACGTACGGCGCGGGGCTGGCGGTGAACTGCTTCGTCTCGGTGCTGGGGGCGTACTCGCTGCCGGAGACGAGCAACCCGTTCGCGTTGAACACCGGTGCCGGCATCGCGAAGAGCTTCCTCACCCTGCTGGCGATGCTCGCCACGGCGGTGGCGGCGGTGCCGATGGTGGTGGCCGCAGGGCTGCTCGGCGACGTCTGGCTCTGGCTGGCCCTGCCGCTCGGGGCCGCGTACGGCCTCGGTGCGGCGCTGCTCGGCGCGTACCTGGCGGGCGACGTGCTGGACCGCCGGATGCCGGAGCTGCTCGCCACGGTGACCCCGCGCCGCTGA
- a CDS encoding sensor histidine kinase — translation MGGNLSGVFGVVSLLAALGAAVFAVVRLRARRGIATATQRATYEVLHTAGLAAEPLRAGLSAANAAKAVRHLRALVGAAGLALTDREGVLALDGRGGHHEAQLVAAAGRAVASGRSTVLGDPELRCDRVDCPVRGAVVAPLTGADGRRVGALVAVADGQPEPGLVQATLETAHWAGNQLALAELDSSRERLARAEVRALRAQISPHFIYNALTAIGSFVRTDPDRARELILEFAEFTRYSFRAHGEFTTLAEELRSIDRYLTIERARFGDRLQVRLQIAPEVLPVTLPFLCLQPLVENAVRHGLSRKPGTGMVSIEARDAGTECHITVEDDGVGMDPSTLTAGIAELAGAAGGPGDAALAGVGDDPGQHVGLSNVDERLRSVFGDGFGLVVETGLGSGTKVSMRVPKFHPGVRAGS, via the coding sequence GTGGGTGGCAACCTCTCGGGCGTCTTCGGTGTCGTCTCGCTGCTCGCCGCGCTGGGGGCGGCCGTGTTCGCGGTGGTCCGGCTGCGCGCGCGGCGGGGCATCGCCACGGCCACCCAGCGGGCCACGTACGAGGTGCTGCACACCGCCGGGCTGGCCGCCGAGCCGCTGCGCGCGGGCCTGAGCGCCGCGAACGCGGCGAAGGCCGTACGCCATCTGCGGGCGCTCGTGGGGGCGGCCGGGCTGGCGCTGACGGACCGGGAGGGCGTGCTCGCCCTCGACGGGCGGGGCGGGCACCACGAAGCGCAGCTGGTCGCGGCGGCCGGGCGGGCGGTGGCGTCCGGCCGCTCGACCGTCCTCGGCGATCCGGAGCTGCGTTGCGACCGGGTGGACTGCCCGGTGCGCGGGGCGGTCGTAGCCCCGCTGACCGGCGCGGACGGGCGTCGGGTCGGGGCACTGGTCGCGGTCGCCGACGGTCAGCCGGAGCCGGGCCTGGTGCAGGCCACCCTGGAGACCGCGCACTGGGCGGGCAACCAACTGGCCCTGGCGGAGCTGGACTCGTCGCGGGAGCGGCTGGCCCGCGCCGAGGTACGCGCCCTGCGCGCCCAGATCAGCCCGCACTTCATCTACAACGCGCTGACCGCGATCGGCTCGTTCGTCCGCACCGACCCGGACCGGGCCCGGGAGCTGATCCTGGAGTTCGCCGAGTTCACGCGGTACTCGTTCCGGGCGCACGGCGAGTTCACCACGCTGGCCGAGGAGCTGCGCTCGATCGACCGCTACCTGACCATCGAGCGGGCCCGGTTCGGCGACCGGCTCCAGGTGCGGCTCCAGATCGCCCCGGAGGTGCTGCCCGTGACGCTGCCCTTCCTCTGCCTGCAACCGCTGGTGGAGAACGCCGTCCGGCACGGGTTGTCCCGCAAGCCGGGCACGGGCATGGTGAGCATCGAGGCCCGGGACGCGGGAACCGAGTGCCACATCACCGTGGAGGACGACGGAGTGGGGATGGATCCGAGCACGCTGACCGCCGGCATCGCCGAGCTGGCCGGCGCCGCCGGGGGCCCGGGCGACGCCGCACTGGCCGGCGTCGGAGACGACCCGGGCCAGCACGTCGGGCTCTCCAACGTCGACGAGCGGCTCCGGTCGGTCTTCGGCGACGGCTTCGGCCTGGTCGTCGAGACGGGCCTCGGCTCGGGTACGAAGGTGAGCATGCGGGTGCCGAAGTTCCACCCCGGCGTACGGGCCGGCTCGTGA
- a CDS encoding solute symporter family protein, which produces MNTVLAAEAGDTTARNLTIALFLVFVAVTLVITIWASRQTKTATDFYAGGRSFSGFQNGMAIGGDYMSAASFLGIAGMIALYGYDGFLYSIGFLVAWLVALLLVAELLRNSGRYTMADVLAFRMRQRPVRTAAAVSTITVSIFYLLAQMVGAGALVALLLGIKPGTTFLGMDADTAKVATIIMVGALMIIYVTVGGMKGTTYVQIVKAFLLMGGALVMTLLVLAHYKFNLSTLLGDAAAASGKGENFLKPGGRYGVEVAGNAMQTFYNKMDLLSLGIALVLGTAGLPHILIRFYTVPTAKAARKSVLWAIGIIGTFYLLTLALGFGAAALVGREAITAQDKAGNTAAPQLAEALGIDFLGGDLGGATLLAIIAAVAFATILAVVAGLTLASSSSLAHDFYANVIKDGKASERQEVKVARVSALVIGAISIVLSIYAQNLNVAFLVALAFAVAASGNLPAILYSLFWRRFNTSGAVWAIYGGLLSAVLLVFFSPVVSGAPTSMFPEQDWQWFPLSNPGILSIPFGFLCGWIGTVISKEHDEEKYAELEVRAVTGAGAH; this is translated from the coding sequence ATGAACACGGTCCTCGCGGCTGAGGCGGGCGACACCACCGCCCGCAACCTCACCATCGCCCTGTTCCTGGTCTTCGTGGCGGTGACCCTGGTCATCACCATCTGGGCCAGCCGGCAGACCAAGACGGCCACCGACTTCTACGCCGGCGGGCGCTCCTTCTCCGGGTTCCAGAACGGCATGGCGATCGGCGGCGACTACATGTCGGCCGCGTCGTTCCTCGGCATCGCCGGCATGATCGCCCTGTACGGCTACGACGGCTTCCTCTACTCCATCGGATTCCTGGTCGCCTGGCTGGTCGCGCTGCTGCTCGTCGCCGAACTGCTGCGCAACTCCGGCCGCTACACGATGGCCGACGTGCTGGCCTTCCGGATGCGCCAGCGCCCGGTGCGGACCGCCGCGGCCGTCTCCACCATCACCGTGTCGATCTTCTACCTGCTGGCGCAGATGGTCGGCGCGGGCGCGCTGGTCGCGCTGCTGCTCGGCATCAAGCCTGGCACCACGTTCCTCGGCATGGACGCCGACACCGCGAAGGTGGCCACCATCATCATGGTGGGCGCCCTGATGATCATCTACGTCACGGTGGGCGGCATGAAGGGCACCACGTACGTGCAGATCGTCAAGGCGTTCCTGCTCATGGGTGGCGCCCTCGTGATGACCCTGCTGGTGCTGGCGCACTACAAGTTCAACCTCTCCACCCTGCTCGGCGACGCGGCGGCGGCATCGGGCAAGGGAGAGAACTTCCTCAAGCCGGGCGGGCGGTACGGCGTGGAGGTGGCCGGCAACGCGATGCAGACCTTCTACAACAAGATGGACCTGTTGTCGCTCGGCATCGCGCTGGTGCTCGGCACCGCCGGGCTGCCGCACATCCTGATCCGCTTCTACACCGTGCCGACGGCGAAGGCGGCCCGCAAGAGCGTGCTCTGGGCGATCGGCATCATCGGCACCTTCTACCTGCTCACCCTGGCCCTCGGTTTCGGCGCGGCGGCCCTGGTCGGCAGAGAGGCGATCACTGCGCAGGACAAGGCCGGCAACACGGCCGCACCGCAGCTCGCCGAGGCGCTCGGCATCGACTTCCTCGGCGGCGACCTGGGCGGCGCCACCCTGCTCGCCATCATCGCGGCGGTCGCCTTCGCCACGATCCTGGCGGTGGTGGCCGGCCTGACCCTGGCCTCCTCGTCCAGCCTGGCGCACGACTTCTACGCCAACGTCATCAAGGACGGGAAGGCCTCCGAGCGGCAGGAGGTCAAGGTCGCCCGGGTCTCCGCCCTGGTGATCGGCGCAATCTCGATCGTGCTGTCGATCTACGCGCAGAACCTGAACGTGGCCTTCCTGGTGGCGCTGGCCTTCGCGGTGGCCGCCTCGGGCAACCTGCCGGCGATCCTCTACAGCCTGTTCTGGCGGCGGTTCAACACCTCGGGCGCGGTGTGGGCCATCTACGGCGGCCTGCTCTCCGCCGTCCTGCTGGTGTTCTTCTCGCCGGTGGTCTCCGGCGCGCCCACCTCGATGTTCCCCGAGCAGGACTGGCAGTGGTTCCCGCTGTCCAACCCGGGCATCCTGTCCATCCCGTTCGGCTTCCTGTGCGGCTGGATCGGCACCGTGATCTCCAAGGAGCACGACGAGGAGAAGTACGCGGAGCTGGAGGTGCGCGCCGTGACCGGCGCCGGCGCCCACTGA
- a CDS encoding DUF5701 family protein: MFDAATEFDRQLDRLVELGYPALAELTEDAFRDLVAPLRAAAVAGSAGLPAPTEGRVPFLLVVTRDLVPVEERVALTTLAGKRKPGIVDRHYAEGDLPKFDPIKELEVPAGPAYLLFDVDRGEETLNLAPAAAMEVVTGQGRLPLTIDEGLAFVTLHPEALAKNKCFSLVGSRCGDKRVPALWISQNAPKLGWCWYGNPHTWLGSASARPERVGLEHAGAK; the protein is encoded by the coding sequence TTGTTCGACGCCGCGACCGAATTCGACCGCCAGCTCGACCGGCTGGTGGAGCTGGGCTATCCGGCCCTGGCCGAGCTGACCGAGGACGCCTTCCGTGACCTGGTCGCGCCGCTGCGCGCGGCGGCCGTCGCCGGATCGGCGGGCCTGCCCGCCCCGACGGAGGGGCGGGTGCCCTTCCTCCTGGTGGTCACCCGTGACCTGGTGCCGGTGGAGGAGCGCGTCGCGCTGACCACCCTGGCCGGCAAGCGGAAGCCGGGCATCGTCGACCGGCACTACGCCGAGGGCGACCTGCCGAAGTTCGATCCGATCAAGGAGCTGGAGGTGCCGGCCGGTCCCGCGTACCTGCTCTTCGACGTCGACCGGGGCGAGGAGACGCTGAACCTGGCCCCCGCCGCCGCCATGGAGGTGGTCACCGGCCAGGGGCGGCTGCCGCTCACCATCGACGAGGGGCTCGCCTTCGTCACCCTGCACCCCGAGGCGCTGGCGAAGAACAAGTGCTTCTCGCTGGTCGGTTCCCGCTGCGGCGACAAGCGGGTGCCGGCGCTCTGGATCAGCCAGAACGCGCCGAAGCTCGGCTGGTGCTGGTACGGCAACCCGCACACCTGGCTCGGCTCCGCCTCCGCCCGCCCGGAGCGCGTGGGGCTGGAGCACGCCGGCGCAAAGTGA
- a CDS encoding SRPBCC family protein, whose product MPVVEAVVTVPVPPELAFAVSQTTAPVRYRWDPFVREQHFTDGATRPGKGVRTFTRSRHGLAMVSEYVSWAPPSHVGMKMVRGPWFFEMFAGGWRFAPATEPGSTVATWRYNFRCRPAFLRPVAERIGSWLLGRDIRRRIAGYAAGCADPEVLAAARRSLAADD is encoded by the coding sequence ATGCCCGTCGTCGAAGCGGTGGTCACCGTGCCGGTCCCGCCCGAGCTGGCCTTCGCGGTCTCCCAGACCACGGCGCCGGTGCGCTACCGGTGGGACCCGTTCGTCCGTGAGCAGCACTTCACCGACGGGGCGACCCGGCCCGGCAAGGGCGTGCGCACCTTCACCCGGTCCCGGCACGGCCTGGCGATGGTCAGCGAGTACGTCTCCTGGGCGCCACCCAGCCACGTCGGCATGAAGATGGTGCGAGGGCCGTGGTTCTTCGAGATGTTCGCCGGCGGCTGGCGGTTCGCGCCTGCCACGGAGCCCGGCTCCACCGTCGCCACCTGGCGGTACAACTTCCGCTGCCGGCCCGCGTTCCTGCGCCCGGTCGCGGAGCGGATCGGCTCCTGGCTGCTCGGCCGCGACATCCGCCGCCGGATCGCCGGGTACGCCGCCGGCTGCGCGGACCCGGAGGTGCTGGCCGCCGCCCGCCGCTCCCTGGCCGCCGACGACTGA
- a CDS encoding ABC transporter ATP-binding protein, with protein MTAEHPALSLRGLAKQFDGKVAVAGVDLDVPAGSFYGLLGPNGAGKTTTLSMAVGLLRPDAGGAWVLGHDVWTDPVRAKQLLGVMPDGVRLFDRLSGAELLAYHGLLRGMDPAVVDQRAAELLDVLALGDAGRTLVVDYSAGMKKKIGLACALLHGPRLLVLDEPFEAVDPVSAALIRDILHRYVTGGGTVVFSSHVMEVVERLCSHVAILAAGTIKRVGPIAEVRNGRSLEEVFVEVVGGRTATGEELAWLSQ; from the coding sequence ATGACTGCTGAGCACCCGGCGCTCTCCCTGCGTGGCCTGGCGAAACAGTTCGACGGCAAGGTCGCGGTGGCCGGTGTCGACCTCGACGTGCCGGCCGGTTCCTTCTACGGCCTGCTCGGCCCGAACGGCGCGGGGAAGACCACCACCCTGTCGATGGCGGTCGGGCTGCTCCGGCCGGACGCCGGCGGCGCGTGGGTGCTCGGTCACGACGTCTGGACCGACCCGGTACGGGCGAAGCAACTGCTCGGCGTGATGCCCGACGGCGTACGGCTCTTCGACCGGCTCAGCGGCGCGGAACTGCTCGCGTACCACGGCCTGCTGCGGGGGATGGACCCGGCGGTGGTCGACCAGCGGGCCGCGGAGCTGCTGGACGTGCTCGCACTCGGCGACGCCGGCCGGACCCTGGTGGTCGACTACTCGGCGGGCATGAAGAAGAAGATCGGCCTGGCCTGCGCGCTGCTGCACGGGCCCCGGCTGCTGGTGCTGGACGAGCCCTTCGAGGCGGTCGACCCGGTGTCGGCCGCACTGATCCGCGACATCCTGCACCGGTACGTGACCGGCGGCGGCACGGTCGTCTTCTCCAGCCACGTGATGGAGGTCGTCGAGCGGCTCTGCTCGCACGTGGCGATCCTCGCGGCGGGCACCATCAAGCGGGTCGGCCCCATCGCCGAGGTGCGCAACGGCCGCTCGTTGGAGGAGGTCTTCGTCGAGGTGGTCGGCGGCCGCACGGCGACCGGCGAGGAGTTGGCGTGGCTGTCGCAGTGA
- a CDS encoding DUF485 domain-containing protein: MPGQPTPPQPRARIVLAEVSRREDRAERTRAELAEQTRVGDALVRGLVRAQFALALRLSLVVAIGLGGLPWLFAVAPAVGRVTVFGVHLPWLLLGVVSFPFLIAVGWAYVRLAERNEQDFTDLVQRPER, encoded by the coding sequence GTGCCGGGGCAGCCCACGCCACCCCAGCCCAGGGCGCGGATCGTGCTGGCCGAGGTGTCCCGCCGGGAGGACCGCGCGGAACGTACCCGCGCCGAGCTGGCCGAGCAGACCCGCGTCGGCGACGCCCTCGTCCGGGGGCTGGTCCGGGCCCAGTTCGCGCTGGCCCTGCGGCTCTCCCTGGTGGTGGCGATCGGGCTCGGCGGGCTGCCGTGGCTCTTCGCCGTCGCCCCCGCCGTCGGCCGGGTCACCGTGTTCGGCGTCCACCTGCCCTGGCTGCTGCTCGGGGTGGTGTCGTTCCCGTTCCTGATCGCCGTCGGGTGGGCGTACGTGCGGCTCGCCGAACGGAACGAGCAGGACTTCACCGACCTGGTCCAGCGGCCGGAGCGCTGA
- a CDS encoding LytR/AlgR family response regulator transcription factor encodes MGTAGFLRVLAVDDEPPALDELAYHLRADPRVARLHTAGDATEALRVLRDGDVDVVFLDIRMPGLDGMELARVLRRFARPPAIVFVTAYDDGAVDAFDLGATDYVRKPVRAERLAESLRRVIGARVVPSHPAALARAEEDPTIPIELAGTTRMLPRSAVRWVEAQGDYARLHTADGSHLVRVSLATLAERWADAGFVRIHRSYLVQLKLIAELRLVNSGYVVVIDSAELPVSRRHTRELKDKLVRAAKQDWNR; translated from the coding sequence GTGGGCACGGCCGGGTTCCTGCGGGTGCTGGCGGTCGACGACGAGCCGCCGGCGCTGGACGAGTTGGCGTACCACCTGCGGGCCGATCCCCGGGTGGCGCGGCTGCACACGGCGGGCGACGCGACGGAGGCGCTGCGGGTGCTGCGCGACGGCGACGTGGACGTGGTCTTCCTCGACATCCGGATGCCCGGGCTGGACGGCATGGAGCTGGCCCGGGTGCTGCGGCGCTTCGCCCGGCCACCGGCGATCGTCTTCGTCACCGCGTACGACGACGGGGCGGTGGACGCGTTCGACCTGGGCGCCACCGACTACGTCCGCAAGCCCGTACGCGCCGAACGGCTCGCCGAGTCCCTGCGCCGGGTGATCGGCGCGCGGGTGGTGCCGTCGCACCCGGCAGCGCTGGCCCGGGCGGAGGAGGATCCCACCATCCCCATCGAGCTGGCGGGCACCACGCGGATGCTGCCCCGCTCGGCGGTGCGGTGGGTGGAGGCCCAGGGCGACTACGCCCGCCTGCACACCGCCGACGGCTCCCACCTGGTGCGGGTGTCGCTGGCGACGCTCGCGGAACGCTGGGCGGATGCCGGGTTCGTCCGGATCCACCGCTCGTACCTGGTGCAGCTGAAGCTGATCGCGGAGCTGCGGCTGGTCAACTCCGGCTACGTCGTGGTGATCGACTCGGCGGAGCTGCCGGTCAGCCGCCGGCACACCCGCGAGCTGAAGGACAAGTTGGTCCGCGCGGCGAAGCAGGACTGGAACCGCTGA